The following coding sequences lie in one Saccharopolyspora hordei genomic window:
- the lysA gene encoding diaminopimelate decarboxylase has protein sequence MRAHPAGPRHADVVPPGNTAGPVPATADDLDHLHPQVWPRNSERGRDGVVRIAGLDVRDLAERYGTPLFVLDEDDFRSRCRDYAEAFGDPAAVHYASKAFLCTEVARWVAEEGLSLDVCSGGELFVALRAGFPAERITFHGNNKSVGELAAAVEAGVGSVVLDSFHEIARLEQIAAERGVQQRVLVRVTVGVEAHTHEFIATAHEDQKFGFSLAGGQAAEAVHRVVKASSLVLAGLHSHIGSQIFDVDGFELAAHRVVRLLADLREEHGADALASASTVDLGGGLGIAYTGDDDPLPPDELASRLREIVSKEAENAGIPVPAIAVEPGRAIAGPGMVTVYEVGTIKDVALGADVHRKYVSVDGGMSDNIRTSLYDAVYDCRLVSRGAEAPAALSRIVGKHCESGDVVVRDCWLPEDIAPGDLLAVAATGAYCYVMASNYNRLPKPPVVAVRDGQARLLLRRETEDDLLRLEV, from the coding sequence ATGCGCGCCCATCCCGCCGGGCCCCGGCATGCCGATGTCGTGCCGCCCGGCAACACCGCGGGACCGGTACCGGCCACCGCTGACGACCTCGACCACCTGCACCCGCAGGTGTGGCCGCGGAACAGCGAGCGCGGCCGCGACGGCGTCGTCCGGATCGCCGGCCTCGACGTGCGAGACCTGGCGGAGCGCTACGGCACCCCGCTGTTCGTGCTGGACGAGGACGACTTCCGGTCCCGCTGCCGCGACTACGCCGAGGCGTTCGGCGACCCCGCCGCGGTGCACTACGCCTCGAAGGCGTTCCTGTGCACGGAGGTCGCCCGCTGGGTGGCCGAGGAGGGCCTGAGCCTGGACGTGTGCAGCGGCGGCGAGCTGTTCGTGGCGCTGCGCGCCGGGTTCCCGGCCGAGCGGATCACCTTCCACGGCAACAACAAGTCCGTCGGCGAGCTGGCCGCGGCCGTGGAGGCCGGGGTCGGGTCGGTGGTGCTGGACTCGTTCCACGAGATCGCCCGGCTGGAGCAGATCGCCGCCGAGCGCGGCGTGCAGCAGCGGGTGCTGGTGCGCGTCACCGTCGGCGTGGAGGCGCACACCCACGAGTTCATCGCCACCGCGCACGAGGACCAGAAGTTCGGCTTCTCGCTGGCCGGTGGGCAGGCCGCCGAGGCCGTGCACCGCGTGGTGAAGGCGAGCTCGCTGGTGCTGGCGGGGCTGCACAGCCACATCGGTTCGCAGATCTTCGACGTGGACGGCTTCGAGCTGGCCGCGCACCGCGTGGTGCGGCTGCTGGCCGACCTCCGCGAGGAGCACGGGGCGGACGCCCTCGCCAGCGCGTCCACTGTGGACCTCGGTGGCGGGCTGGGCATCGCCTACACCGGTGATGACGACCCGCTGCCGCCGGACGAGCTGGCCTCCCGGCTGCGCGAGATCGTCAGCAAGGAGGCCGAGAACGCGGGCATCCCGGTGCCCGCGATCGCCGTCGAGCCCGGTCGCGCCATCGCCGGGCCCGGCATGGTCACCGTCTACGAGGTCGGCACCATCAAGGACGTCGCGCTGGGTGCCGACGTGCACCGCAAGTACGTGAGCGTGGACGGCGGCATGAGCGACAACATCCGCACCTCGCTCTACGACGCGGTCTACGACTGCCGGCTGGTGTCCCGCGGCGCCGAGGCTCCCGCTGCGCTGTCCCGCATCGTGGGCAAGCACTGTGAGTCCGGTGACGTAGTGGTGCGCGACTGCTGGCTCCCGGAGGACATTGCTCCGGGAGACCTGCTCGCGGTTGCCGCCACCGGTGCCTACTGCTACGTGATGGCCAGCAACTACAACCGCCTGCCCAAGCCGCCCGTGGTGGCGGTCCGCGACGGTCAGGCGCGGTTGCTGCTGCGCAGGGAGACCGAGGACGACCTGCTCCGGCTGGAGGTGTGA
- a CDS encoding homoserine dehydrogenase, giving the protein MNQDRAPIRVALLGCGTVGTEVLRLLHDQPDEFAARTGAPMLVTGVAVRRPHKHPEVPQHLLTTDAQALVEGDVDVVVELIGGIEPARSLLLTALRSGKSVVTANKALLAEHGSELYAAADASGADIYFEAAVAGAIPLLRPLRESLAGDRINRVMGIVNGTTNYILSAMDSTGAGYAETLDEAGRLGYAEADPTADVDGFDAAAKAAILASLAFHTRVTASDVHREGISGVTPGDIAAARTLDRTVKLLAICERVVDEDGTESVSARVHPAMIPRSHPLAGVGDAFNAVFVEAEAAGQLMFYGQGAGGAPTASAVLGDLVAVARNLVMAGKGPRESAHAQLPIRPMGKTPTRYHISLDVADKAGVLSQVAATFNEHDVSISVVRQQGRGEEASLVVVTHTAPDAALRSTVDKIAQLPVVREVVSVMRVEGEPS; this is encoded by the coding sequence GTGAACCAGGACCGTGCACCGATCCGGGTCGCGCTGTTGGGGTGCGGCACCGTCGGTACCGAGGTGCTGCGCCTGCTGCACGACCAACCCGACGAGTTCGCTGCTCGGACGGGCGCGCCGATGCTGGTCACCGGGGTCGCGGTGCGTCGCCCGCACAAGCACCCCGAGGTGCCCCAGCACCTGCTCACCACCGACGCCCAGGCACTGGTGGAGGGTGACGTCGACGTCGTCGTGGAGCTGATCGGCGGCATCGAACCGGCCCGCTCCCTGCTGCTCACCGCGCTGCGCTCCGGCAAGTCGGTGGTGACCGCGAACAAGGCGCTGCTGGCCGAGCACGGCTCCGAGCTCTACGCCGCCGCGGACGCCTCCGGGGCCGACATCTACTTCGAGGCCGCGGTCGCCGGGGCCATCCCGCTGCTGCGGCCGCTGCGCGAGTCGCTGGCCGGGGACCGGATCAACCGGGTCATGGGGATCGTCAACGGCACCACGAACTACATCCTCTCCGCGATGGACTCCACCGGCGCCGGCTACGCCGAGACGCTGGACGAGGCCGGTCGCCTGGGCTACGCCGAGGCGGACCCGACCGCGGACGTGGACGGCTTCGACGCCGCCGCGAAGGCCGCCATCCTCGCGTCGCTGGCCTTCCACACCCGGGTCACCGCCAGCGACGTGCACCGCGAGGGCATCTCGGGGGTCACGCCGGGCGACATCGCCGCGGCGCGCACCCTGGACCGCACGGTGAAGCTGCTGGCGATCTGCGAGCGGGTGGTCGACGAGGACGGCACCGAGTCGGTGTCGGCCCGCGTGCACCCGGCGATGATCCCGCGCAGCCACCCGCTGGCCGGCGTCGGCGACGCCTTCAACGCGGTGTTCGTGGAGGCGGAGGCCGCCGGGCAGCTGATGTTCTACGGCCAGGGCGCCGGGGGAGCGCCCACGGCCAGCGCCGTGCTGGGCGACCTGGTGGCGGTCGCCCGCAACCTGGTCATGGCGGGCAAGGGGCCCCGGGAGTCGGCGCACGCGCAGCTGCCGATCCGCCCCATGGGCAAGACCCCCACCCGCTACCACATCAGCCTCGACGTGGCCGACAAGGCGGGCGTGCTCTCGCAGGTGGCGGCCACGTTCAACGAGCACGATGTGAGCATCTCGGTGGTGCGTCAGCAGGGGCGCGGCGAGGAGGCCAGCCTGGTGGTGGTCACCCACACCGCTCCCGACGCGGCACTGAGGTCCACAGTGGACAAGATCGCGCAGCTCCCGGTGGTGCGCGAGGTGGTCAGCGTGATGCGCGTGGAAGGTGAACCGTCTTGA
- the thrC gene encoding threonine synthase, which translates to MQPTAGLGAPARAGWPGLIEAYRDRIQVPEGARIVTLQEGGTPLVPAQHLSELTGSTVYLKVEGANPTGSFKDRGMTVAITHALAEGSQAVICASTGNTSASAAAYAARAGLTSAVLVPQGKIALGKLAQAVVHGAKILQVQGNFDDCLELARKTAAEHPVTLVNSVNPVRLEGQKTAAFEICDVLGRAPDVHCLPVGNAGNITAYWKGYTEYARDGVVDSTPRMFGFQAAGAAPMVHGQPVANPETIATAIRVGSPASWRGAAAAKEESGGLFAAVTDEEILSAYRLLASREGVFVEPASASSVAGLLATAADGRLPTGSVVVCTVTGHGLKDPDTALSGMVEVEPLPVDPGAVATALELA; encoded by the coding sequence ATCCAGCCGACGGCGGGCCTCGGTGCCCCGGCGCGGGCCGGCTGGCCCGGTCTGATCGAGGCCTACCGGGACCGCATCCAGGTCCCGGAGGGCGCGCGCATCGTGACCCTGCAGGAGGGCGGCACCCCGCTGGTGCCCGCGCAGCACCTGTCCGAGCTCACCGGCAGCACGGTCTACCTGAAGGTCGAGGGCGCCAACCCGACCGGCTCGTTCAAGGACCGCGGCATGACCGTGGCCATCACGCACGCGCTGGCCGAGGGCAGCCAGGCGGTCATCTGCGCCTCCACCGGCAACACCTCGGCTTCGGCCGCCGCCTACGCGGCCCGCGCCGGGCTGACCTCCGCGGTGCTGGTGCCGCAGGGCAAGATCGCGCTGGGCAAGCTCGCCCAGGCCGTGGTGCACGGGGCGAAGATCCTCCAGGTCCAGGGCAACTTCGACGACTGCCTGGAGCTGGCGCGCAAGACCGCCGCCGAGCACCCGGTGACCCTGGTCAACTCGGTCAACCCGGTGCGCCTGGAGGGGCAGAAGACCGCGGCGTTCGAGATCTGCGACGTGCTCGGCCGCGCCCCGGACGTGCACTGCCTGCCCGTCGGCAACGCGGGCAACATCACCGCCTACTGGAAGGGCTACACCGAGTACGCGCGTGACGGCGTCGTCGACAGCACGCCGCGGATGTTCGGCTTCCAGGCCGCCGGGGCCGCGCCGATGGTGCACGGCCAGCCGGTGGCGAACCCGGAGACCATCGCGACCGCGATCCGGGTCGGCAGCCCGGCCTCCTGGCGCGGTGCCGCCGCCGCCAAGGAGGAGTCCGGCGGGTTGTTCGCCGCGGTGACCGACGAGGAGATCCTGTCCGCCTACCGGCTGCTGGCCTCCCGCGAGGGCGTGTTCGTCGAGCCCGCCTCCGCCTCCAGCGTCGCCGGTCTGCTGGCCACCGCCGCCGACGGCCGGCTGCCCACCGGCTCGGTCGTGGTCTGCACCGTCACCGGGCACGGCCTGAAGGACCCGGACACCGCGCTGTCCGGCATGGTCGAGGTCGAGCCGCTGCCGGTCGACCCGGGCGCGGTCGCCACCGCGCTGGAACTGGCATGA
- the thrB gene encoding homoserine kinase produces MSGLPVTAVRVTVPASTANLGSGFDALGMALSLHDTVSVRVVDGPAGSARVDVQGQGAGAVPTDERHLVVRVVHAALAELGFTAPALRLHCENDIPHSRGLGSSAAAIVAGVAAAFGLAGMDLRDDKNFELALQLAAAREGHADNAAASLLGGFVVAWQESGRFRAVRMQPHPDVSPVALVPRVESSTDATRGLLPERVPHTDAAFAAGRAALAVHAMTRAPELLLAATDDRLHQDYREPAWPESIALVRQLRQAGVPAAVSGAGPTVLALPRGGELPPGVVVPEGFEPLCLPVDGTGVRVTPQG; encoded by the coding sequence ATGAGCGGCCTGCCGGTCACGGCCGTCCGGGTGACGGTCCCGGCGTCGACGGCGAACCTCGGCTCCGGGTTCGACGCCCTGGGCATGGCGTTGTCCTTGCACGACACCGTGTCCGTCCGGGTCGTCGACGGGCCCGCCGGTTCGGCGCGCGTCGACGTCCAGGGGCAGGGCGCCGGGGCGGTCCCCACCGACGAGCGCCACCTGGTGGTGCGGGTCGTGCACGCGGCCTTGGCGGAGCTGGGGTTCACCGCCCCCGCGCTGCGGCTGCACTGCGAGAACGACATCCCGCACTCGCGCGGCCTGGGGTCCTCGGCGGCGGCCATCGTCGCCGGGGTCGCCGCGGCGTTCGGGCTCGCCGGGATGGACCTGCGGGACGACAAGAACTTCGAGCTCGCGCTGCAGCTCGCCGCGGCGCGGGAGGGGCACGCGGACAACGCGGCGGCCAGCCTGCTCGGCGGTTTCGTGGTGGCCTGGCAGGAGTCCGGGCGGTTCCGCGCGGTCCGGATGCAGCCGCACCCGGACGTCTCGCCGGTCGCCCTCGTCCCCCGGGTGGAGTCGTCCACCGACGCCACCAGAGGCCTGCTCCCGGAGCGGGTCCCGCACACCGACGCCGCGTTCGCGGCCGGCCGTGCGGCGCTGGCCGTGCACGCCATGACACGCGCTCCGGAGCTGCTGCTGGCCGCCACCGACGACCGGCTGCACCAGGACTACCGGGAACCGGCGTGGCCGGAGTCCATCGCCCTGGTGCGGCAGCTGCGGCAGGCCGGTGTGCCCGCCGCCGTCTCCGGCGCGGGGCCGACGGTGCTGGCGCTGCCGCGGGGCGGGGAGCTGCCGCCCGGGGTCGTCGTCCCGGAGGGCTTCGAGCCGCTGTGCCTGCCGGTCGACGGCACCGGCGTGCGGGTCACGCCGCAGGGCTGA
- the rho gene encoding transcription termination factor Rho, with protein sequence MSNTELLSSEAANGASPAGQQDSEANGTPRRRGGLSGMVLAELRQLAGELGIETGGLRKGDLIAAIKEKQGGTTAPRSRSTKKTSARTAEEAPAAKEAQQPALDEAPSEPAASESKTEQGTNGAAPSRTRSRRQQQAAETSGGEGEETRRSGNRRRRSSSRSGGESSGGDDQRGGGKQENRQERDGGSNRQEQGQEQSEDEGGRRGRGRRFRDRRRNRGRGEGGEPEVREDDVLLPVAGILDVLENYAFVRTSGYLAGPNDVYVSLSLVRKYGLRRGDAIKGVIRQPREGEQQRQKFNPLVRVDSINGLEPEAAKNRPEFHKLTPLYPNERLRLETEPQNLTGRIIDLVMPVGKGQRALIVSPPKAGKTMVLQAIANAITTNNPECHLMVVLADERPEEVTDMQRSVKGEVIASTFDRPPSDHTTVAELSIERAKRLVEMGHDVVVLLDSITRLGRAYNLAAPASGRILSGGVDSTALYPPKRFLGAARNIENGGSLTIFATALVETGSTMDTVIFEEFKGTGNAELKLDRKLADKRLFPAVDVDSSSTRKDEILLSPDELAVTHKLRRVLAALDSQQALELLQDRLRKTRTNIEFLMQVAKTTPGKDDD encoded by the coding sequence GTGAGCAACACCGAACTGTTGAGCAGCGAGGCGGCCAACGGCGCCTCTCCCGCTGGCCAGCAGGATTCCGAGGCCAACGGCACCCCGCGTCGACGTGGTGGGCTTTCCGGCATGGTTCTCGCTGAACTGCGCCAACTCGCGGGGGAACTGGGGATCGAGACCGGCGGTCTGCGCAAGGGCGATCTGATCGCCGCCATCAAGGAGAAGCAGGGCGGCACCACCGCTCCGCGGTCGCGGTCCACCAAGAAGACGTCGGCCCGCACCGCGGAGGAGGCTCCTGCGGCCAAGGAGGCGCAGCAGCCGGCCCTCGACGAGGCCCCGAGCGAACCCGCCGCGTCGGAGTCCAAGACCGAGCAGGGCACCAACGGTGCCGCTCCGTCGCGCACCCGCTCCCGGCGCCAGCAGCAGGCCGCCGAGACCAGCGGTGGTGAGGGCGAGGAGACCCGGCGCAGCGGCAACCGCCGGCGCCGCTCGTCCAGCCGCTCCGGTGGCGAGTCCAGCGGGGGCGACGACCAGCGCGGTGGCGGCAAGCAGGAGAACCGCCAGGAGCGCGACGGCGGGAGCAACCGCCAGGAGCAGGGCCAGGAGCAGAGCGAGGACGAGGGCGGTCGTCGCGGGCGTGGCCGCCGCTTCCGGGACCGCCGCCGCAACCGCGGCCGCGGCGAGGGCGGCGAGCCCGAGGTCCGCGAGGACGACGTGCTGCTGCCCGTCGCGGGCATCCTCGACGTGCTCGAGAACTACGCGTTCGTGCGCACGTCCGGCTACCTCGCCGGGCCCAACGACGTCTACGTCTCGCTGTCGCTGGTCCGCAAGTACGGTCTGCGCCGCGGTGACGCGATCAAGGGCGTCATCCGGCAGCCGCGGGAGGGCGAGCAGCAGCGGCAGAAGTTCAACCCGCTGGTGCGGGTGGACTCGATCAACGGCCTGGAGCCGGAGGCGGCCAAGAACCGCCCCGAGTTCCACAAGCTGACCCCGCTCTACCCGAACGAGCGGCTGCGCCTCGAGACCGAGCCGCAGAACCTGACCGGGCGCATCATCGACCTGGTGATGCCGGTCGGCAAGGGGCAGCGCGCGCTGATCGTCTCGCCGCCGAAGGCCGGCAAGACGATGGTGCTGCAGGCGATCGCCAACGCGATCACCACCAACAACCCCGAGTGCCACCTGATGGTCGTCCTCGCCGACGAGCGTCCGGAAGAGGTCACCGACATGCAGCGCTCGGTGAAGGGCGAGGTCATCGCCTCGACCTTCGACCGGCCGCCGTCGGACCACACCACGGTCGCCGAGCTGTCCATCGAGCGCGCCAAGCGGCTCGTCGAGATGGGCCACGACGTGGTCGTCCTGCTCGACTCGATCACCCGCCTGGGCCGCGCCTACAACCTGGCGGCCCCGGCGTCCGGCCGCATCCTCTCCGGTGGTGTGGACTCGACCGCGCTGTACCCGCCGAAGCGGTTCCTCGGCGCGGCCCGCAACATCGAGAACGGCGGCTCGCTGACCATCTTCGCCACCGCGCTGGTGGAGACCGGGTCGACCATGGACACGGTGATCTTCGAGGAGTTCAAGGGCACCGGCAACGCCGAGCTCAAGCTGGACCGCAAGCTGGCCGACAAGCGGCTGTTCCCGGCGGTCGACGTGGACTCCTCCAGCACCCGCAAGGACGAGATCCTGCTCTCGCCCGACGAGCTGGCGGTCACCCACAAGCTGCGTCGAGTGCTCGCCGCCCTCGACTCGCAGCAGGCGCTGGAGCTGCTGCAGGACCGGCTGCGCAAGACGCGCACCAACATCGAGTTCCTGATGCAGGTCGCCAAGACGACGCCGGGCAAGGACGACGACTGA
- the rpmE gene encoding 50S ribosomal protein L31 produces MKSGIHPEYVVTQVTCGCGNSFTTRSTRKSGQITVEVCSNCHPFYTGKQKILDTGGRVARFEARYGKRKK; encoded by the coding sequence TTGAAGAGTGGCATTCACCCCGAGTACGTGGTGACTCAGGTCACCTGCGGGTGTGGCAACAGCTTCACCACCCGCAGCACCCGCAAGAGCGGCCAGATCACCGTTGAGGTCTGCTCCAACTGCCACCCGTTCTACACGGGCAAGCAGAAGATCCTGGACACCGGCGGTCGCGTGGCCCGCTTCGAGGCCCGCTACGGCAAGCGCAAGAAGTAG
- the prfA gene encoding peptide chain release factor 1, protein METSKLEALLAEYQELEQQLADPGVHADQAKARKLGRRYAELTPIVRTARELDQARSDLEAAREFAAEDSSFAEEAEKLAEQLPALEAKLTELLLPRDPHDGSDVLLEVKSGEGGEESALFAGDLLRMYLRFAERRGWRAEVLDATESELGGYKDATVAIKAAPGDTSPDGVWSQLKFEGGVHRVQRVPVTESQGRVHTSAAGVLVYPEPEEVEVEVDEKDLRIDVYRSSGPGGQSVNTTDSAVRVTHLPTGIVVSCQNEKSQLQNKQRAIQVLKARLQALAEEEAEREASEARRSQVRTVDRSERVRTYNFPENRISDHRVNYKAYNLDQVLDGDLDAVIAALIAADRQERLAL, encoded by the coding sequence GTGGAGACGTCGAAGCTCGAAGCGCTGCTCGCCGAGTACCAGGAGCTGGAGCAGCAGCTGGCCGATCCCGGGGTGCACGCCGACCAGGCGAAGGCCCGCAAGCTCGGCCGCCGCTACGCGGAGCTGACCCCGATCGTGCGCACCGCGCGCGAGCTCGACCAGGCGCGCTCCGACCTGGAGGCCGCCCGCGAGTTCGCCGCGGAGGACTCCTCGTTCGCCGAGGAGGCCGAGAAGCTGGCCGAGCAGCTGCCCGCGCTGGAGGCCAAGCTCACCGAGCTGCTGCTGCCGCGCGACCCGCACGACGGCTCCGACGTGCTGCTGGAGGTCAAGTCGGGGGAGGGCGGCGAGGAGTCCGCGCTGTTCGCCGGCGACCTGCTGCGCATGTACCTGCGGTTCGCCGAGCGGCGGGGCTGGCGGGCCGAGGTGCTCGACGCCACCGAGTCCGAGCTCGGCGGCTACAAGGACGCCACGGTCGCCATCAAGGCCGCGCCCGGCGACACCAGCCCCGACGGGGTGTGGTCGCAGCTGAAGTTCGAGGGCGGCGTGCACCGCGTGCAGCGGGTGCCGGTGACCGAGTCGCAGGGCCGGGTGCACACCTCGGCGGCCGGGGTGCTGGTGTACCCCGAGCCCGAGGAGGTGGAGGTCGAGGTCGACGAGAAGGACCTGCGCATCGACGTCTACCGGTCCTCCGGTCCCGGCGGGCAGAGCGTGAACACCACCGACTCGGCGGTGCGCGTCACCCACCTGCCGACCGGCATCGTGGTGTCCTGCCAGAACGAGAAGTCGCAGCTGCAGAACAAGCAGCGCGCCATCCAGGTGCTCAAGGCCCGCCTGCAGGCCCTCGCGGAGGAGGAGGCCGAGCGGGAGGCGTCGGAGGCGCGGCGCAGCCAGGTGCGCACCGTGGACCGGTCCGAGCGGGTCCGCACCTACAACTTCCCGGAGAACCGGATCTCCGACCACCGGGTGAACTACAAGGCCTACAACCTGGACCAGGTCCTCGACGGTGACCTGGACGCCGTCATCGCGGCGCTCATCGCCGCCGACCGGCAGGAACGCCTGGCGCTCTAA
- the prmC gene encoding peptide chain release factor N(5)-glutamine methyltransferase, with product MTRQPLRLAILEAERTLAAAGVASPRTDAELLAAHLLGVERTKLMMVPLVDPPVVEALHDLVSRRAARVPLQHLTGHASLGAVTLSVGPGVFVPRPETELLLAWGESVLDGVERPVVVDLCTGSGALALALAHARPDAEVHAVEKDPTALSWARRNADQRAQAGDTPIRLYSGDVTDPRLFMELEGLVDLVVCNPPYVPDGTPVPPEVGDHDPHEAVFGGRDGLDVVRHVVGCAARLLRPGGGVAIEHDDTHGGSVPALLRARRVLTDVEDHTDLAGRPRFATARRTRPE from the coding sequence GTGACCCGACAGCCCCTGCGCCTGGCCATCCTCGAAGCGGAACGCACGCTCGCCGCAGCGGGTGTGGCGAGCCCGCGGACCGACGCCGAGCTGCTGGCCGCGCACCTGCTCGGGGTGGAGCGGACCAAGCTGATGATGGTGCCGCTGGTGGACCCACCGGTGGTCGAGGCCCTGCACGACCTGGTGAGCCGCCGCGCCGCCCGCGTCCCGCTCCAGCACCTCACCGGCCACGCCTCGCTCGGCGCGGTGACGCTGTCCGTGGGGCCGGGCGTGTTCGTGCCCCGCCCCGAGACCGAGCTGCTGCTGGCCTGGGGCGAGAGCGTCCTCGACGGCGTCGAGCGGCCGGTCGTGGTGGACCTGTGCACCGGGTCCGGGGCGCTGGCGCTGGCGCTGGCCCACGCGCGCCCGGACGCCGAGGTGCACGCGGTGGAGAAGGACCCGACCGCGCTGTCCTGGGCCCGCCGCAACGCTGACCAGCGGGCGCAGGCCGGGGACACCCCCATCCGGCTGTACTCCGGGGACGTCACCGACCCGCGGCTGTTCATGGAGCTGGAGGGCCTGGTCGACCTGGTGGTGTGCAACCCGCCGTACGTCCCGGACGGCACCCCGGTGCCGCCGGAGGTCGGCGACCACGACCCGCACGAGGCGGTGTTCGGCGGGCGCGACGGGCTGGACGTGGTGCGCCACGTGGTCGGCTGCGCGGCCCGCCTGCTCCGGCCCGGCGGCGGGGTGGCGATCGAGCACGACGACACCCACGGCGGCTCGGTGCCCGCCCTGCTGCGCGCCCGCCGCGTGCTCACCGACGTCGAGGACCACACCGACCTGGCCGGTCGCCCCCGCTTCGCCACCGCCCGCCGCACCCGCCCGGAGTGA
- a CDS encoding alpha/beta fold hydrolase, whose product MTAPPQGVEVDHIEFPAGRVRFFRAGSSGPAIVLLHGGGPDNALISWRHAIGVLAADHRVFVPDLPGQGGSMPWRGRANQRTFEEVLRWLLDAWQVPQAVLVGLSMGGSIAAGFALRNPQRVRGLVLVDSTGLQHRLERHLLVHLALRARFVGPLAAKLLRLNRSLVRAVLTKLFFTGGRGVHDLESIVDEVIAESRARGSVFADWHADAVGRSSMRINHLPHLGQLQCPVMVVHGERDAIVPVQAARDAAAAIPGATLRVLPEAGHWPNRERPTEFNAVLREFVNAHR is encoded by the coding sequence ATGACCGCCCCACCCCAGGGTGTCGAGGTCGACCACATCGAGTTCCCGGCGGGCCGGGTCCGCTTCTTCCGGGCCGGCAGCAGCGGCCCGGCGATCGTCCTGCTGCACGGCGGCGGCCCGGACAACGCGTTGATCAGCTGGCGCCACGCCATCGGGGTGCTGGCCGCCGACCACCGCGTCTTCGTCCCCGACCTGCCCGGGCAGGGCGGCAGCATGCCGTGGCGGGGGCGCGCCAACCAGCGCACCTTCGAGGAGGTCCTGCGCTGGCTGCTCGACGCCTGGCAGGTGCCGCAGGCGGTGCTCGTGGGGCTGTCGATGGGCGGCAGCATCGCCGCCGGGTTCGCGCTGCGCAACCCGCAGCGGGTGCGCGGACTGGTGCTCGTGGACAGCACCGGGCTGCAGCACCGGCTGGAGCGGCACCTGCTCGTCCACCTGGCGCTGCGCGCCCGCTTCGTCGGCCCGCTGGCGGCGAAGTTGTTGCGGCTCAACCGGTCCCTGGTGCGCGCGGTGCTGACGAAGCTGTTCTTCACCGGCGGGCGCGGGGTGCACGACCTGGAGTCCATCGTCGACGAGGTGATCGCCGAATCCCGCGCCCGCGGTTCGGTGTTCGCCGACTGGCACGCCGACGCGGTCGGCCGCTCGTCGATGCGCATCAACCACCTGCCCCACCTCGGCCAGCTGCAGTGCCCGGTGATGGTGGTGCACGGCGAGCGCGACGCCATCGTCCCGGTGCAGGCCGCCCGCGACGCGGCCGCGGCGATCCCCGGTGCGACGCTGCGCGTGCTCCCCGAGGCGGGCCACTGGCCCAACCGCGAGCGCCCGACCGAGTTCAACGCCGTGTTGCGCGAGTTCGTCAACGCCCACCGGTGA
- a CDS encoding L-threonylcarbamoyladenylate synthase: MSTVYDCTTPDSREQGLAAAAGIVRAGGLVVLPTDTVYGIGADAFDANAVRALLAAKGRGPDMPVPVLVGSWSTVDGLVMSVPQQARTLIEAFWPGGLSLVLPQAPSLNWDLGETRGTVNLRMPLHPVALDLLREVGPMAVSSANRSGQAPASSVAEAREQLGDSVQVYLDGGPSGEPVASTIVDLTQGAPRILREGAVSRAELSEVLGVDLGADW; encoded by the coding sequence GTGAGCACCGTCTATGACTGCACTACCCCGGACAGCCGCGAGCAGGGCCTGGCCGCCGCGGCGGGCATCGTTCGCGCCGGTGGGCTGGTCGTGCTGCCGACCGACACGGTCTACGGCATCGGTGCGGACGCGTTCGACGCGAACGCGGTCCGCGCGCTGCTGGCGGCGAAGGGCCGCGGCCCGGACATGCCGGTGCCGGTGCTGGTCGGCTCGTGGTCCACTGTGGATGGGCTGGTGATGTCGGTCCCGCAGCAGGCGCGGACGCTGATCGAGGCGTTCTGGCCGGGCGGGCTGTCGCTGGTGCTGCCGCAGGCGCCGTCGCTGAACTGGGACCTGGGCGAGACCCGCGGCACGGTGAACCTGCGGATGCCGCTGCACCCGGTGGCCCTGGACCTGCTGCGCGAGGTCGGCCCGATGGCCGTCTCGAGCGCGAACCGCAGCGGTCAGGCGCCGGCCTCCAGCGTCGCCGAGGCGCGCGAGCAGCTGGGCGACTCGGTGCAGGTCTACCTGGACGGCGGGCCGTCCGGGGAGCCGGTGGCCTCCACCATCGTCGACCTCACCCAGGGCGCGCCGCGGATCCTGCGGGAGGGCGCGGTGAGCCGGGCGGAGCTGTCCGAAGTGCTCGGGGTGGACCTGGGAGCGGACTGGTGA